AACATCAATAATAATTTCTACACTAATTATATTGCTAAATGGTGTATTGATTATGCTACAGAACAACTTACAAAAGTTACTACTGAATACCCAGCTGACCACAAAAGAATTATCGAAAAAGTACAACTTACAGAAAACGAAATTCAGGAATGGAAAAAAGTAGCAGACAATATGTACTTCCCTTTTTCAAAAGAACTTAATGTTTATTTACAACAAGATGGTTTCTTAGATAAAGACTTAGTTCCTGTAAAAGATCTAGATCGTTCACAACGTCCTATAAACCAAAAATGGTCTTGGGATCGTGTATTACGCTCACCATACATCAAACAAGCCGATGTTTTACAATGCTTTTACTTCTTCGAAGAACATTTTTCTAAAGAGGAGCTATTGCGTAATTTTGAGTTTTACGAGTCGTTTACTGTACATGAAAGTTCACTTTCGCCTTGCGTACACTCAATTCAAGCCGCTGCATTAGATAAAATGGATATGGCGTATACATTCTACTTAAGAACTTCACGTTTAGACTTAGACGATTACAACAAAGAGGTAGAAGAAGGTTGTCATATTACATCGATGGCAGGAACATGGATGAGTATTGTAGAAGGTTTTGGAGGAATGCGTGTAAAAAATGACACGCTACATTTCTCTCCAAAAATTCCAAAAGAATGGACAGGATATTCTTTTAAAATCAACTTTAGAAATCAAATTCTAAAAGTATCAATAAACCATAATGAAACTACGTTTTCAGTAGATGGAGATGATGAATTAGCCATTGTCGTTAATGGCCAAACCGTAGTAGCTAATAAATTTGTAACAACATAATTACTAGTTTCTACATCTATTTTTATAACATTTTTAATTAAACAACATGAAGAATTTCATTTTCACAGCCTTCATTCTAGTTGCTTTTTGTAACATCACAAAAGCACAACAACTAAAATCGCCTGAAGGAAAATTTGTCATGGAGTTTTCGCTACAAAGCGATGGAACTCCAACTTACAATCTTAAATACAAAAATAAAGAGGTTGTAAAATCCAGTAAGTTGGGTCTTGAGCTTAAAGATGATAAAAAATCATTGTTAAATGACTTTACGGTTGTTGATACAAAAACTACAACTTTTGATGAGAACTGGAAACCAGTTTGGGGAGAAGTAGCTTCAATTCGTAATCATTATAATGAATTGGCTGTTACATTAAACCAAAAAGGAACAGACAGACAAATAATCATCCGTTTTCGTTTATTTAATGATGGACTTGGATTCCGTTATGAATTTCCAACACAAAAAAATCTTACGTATTTCATAATCAAAGAAGAAAAAACTCAATTTGCAATGACGGGTGACCACACTGCATTTTGGATTCCTGGTGATTATGACACACAAGAATATGATTATACAAAATCAAAATTATCAGAAATCCGTGGATTGGCTGAAAAAGCGTATACAGCAAACGTTTCACAAAAGTCTTTCTCTCCAACAGGAGTTCAGACTTCGCTTATGTTAAAAACTGCTGAAGGATTATTTATTAATCTTCACGAAGCTGCATTAATTGATTATTCATGTATGCACTTAAACTTGGATGATAAAAACATGATATTCGAATCATGGTTGACTCCAGATGCAAAAGGAGACAAAGGACACATGCAAGCTCCTAGTCAATCGCCATGGAGAACAATTATTGTTAGCGATAATGCGACAGAAATTCTTGATTCAAAATTGACATTAAACTTAAATGAGCCATGTAAAATCGAAGATACATCTTGGATTAAACCAGTTAAATACGTAGGTGTTTGGTGGGAAATGATTACAGGAAAAAGTTCTTGGTCATACACAAATGATTTTCCAACAGTACAACTTGGTATTAGCGATTACTCAAAAGCAAAACCAAACGGTACACACGGAGCAACTAATGCTAATGTAAAAAAATACATTGACTTTGCTGCTGAAAACGGTTTTGGTGCTGTTTTAGTTGAAGGTTGGAATGAAGGTTGGGAAGACTGGTTTGGACACTCAAAAGATTATGTTTTTGATTTCGTTACTCCTTACCCAGATTTCGACGTAAAAGGATTACACGCTTACGCAAAATCAAAAGGTGTAAAAATAATTATGCACCACGAAACTTCTGGTTCTGTTCGTAATTATGAGCGCCATATGGATAAAGCATACAAATTCATGAACGACAATGGATACGATGCTGTAAAAAGTGGTTACGTAGGAGATATTTTACCAAGAGGTGAAAATCATTACAGCCAATGGATTGTGAACCATTACCAATACGCATTAGAAAAAGCTGCTGAATACAAAATTATGGTTAATGCTCACGAAGCAGTTCGCCCAACAGGTATTAGCAGAACATATCCTAACTTAATTGGTAACGAATCGGCAAGAGGAACAGAATACCAAGCATTTGGTGGTTCTAAAGCAAATCACGTTACAATTTTACCTTTTACAAGATTAATTGGTGGACCAATGGATTATACTCCTGGTATTTTCGAAATGGATATTAGCAAACTTAATCCAGATAACAAATCGCATGTAAACAGTACAATTGCAAATCAATTAGCATTATACGTTACTATGTACAGCCCATTACAAATGGCTGCTGATTTACCTGAGCACTATAACAAATTTGCTGATGCTTTCCAATTCATCAAAGATGTTGCTATTGATTGGGACGAAAGTAAATACCTAGAAGCTGAACCAGGTGACTATATCACTGTAGCTCGTAAAGCTAAAGGTACTAACAACTGGTTTGTAGGTAACGTAAACGGAGATGTAAGCCGTACATCAAACATCAATTTCAATTTCCTTGAAAAAGGAAAGAAATACACAGCTACAATTTATGCTGATGCAAAAGATGCACACTACAAAACAAATCCACAAGCTTACACAATCAAGAAAATTGCTGTAACAAATAAAACAAAACTATCTCAGTTATCTGTTCCAGGTGGTGGTTATGCAATTAGTATAATCGAAACCAAATAACTCTTTAAAAAAGACAAGTAGTCCTCTAGATTGCTTGTCTTTTTTTCTAAAGAGATAAAATAAAAGTCACCATAAAGCTGCTTGATTTGCAAAAGCTACGTGCAAAAAAATCGATCTTGTTTTAATCGAATTAAAAAAAAACAAAATATGAGAATACCACTTCAAACAAACCAAACATTATATAGAATACTTTTAGTTGTTCTATTATTTTCTGCTTCTGCAAAAGCGCAAATCCAGAAAACTGAGCCCCCATTTTGGTATGCTGGCATGAACAATCCAGAACTTCAAATCATGTTCTACGGAAAAAACATTGCACAATACGAACCTTCTGTTTCTAACAATGTAGTCATTAAAGACATTAAAAAAACCGAAAACCCTAACTACCTTTTCGTAACAATCGACACTAAAAACATACCTGCATCTGAGTTCGTTTTTTCATTTAAAAACAAGAACAAAGTTGCATTCACACAAAAATATTCATTAAAGAAAAGAAGAGAAAATTCTGCTCAACGCAAAAGTTTCGATGCTTCTGACATGATGTACTTAATTATGCCAGATCGTTTTGCAAACGGAAATCCTAAAAATGACAATGATGCTTCATTAGTAGAAAAAGCAAATCGCTCAATTCCTGGCGGACGTCATGGTGGTGATATCGAAGGAATCATCAAAAACTTAGATTACATTTCATCTTTAGGAGCAACAACAATTTGGAACGCGCCTTTAAACGAAGACAACGACAAAGAACATTCGTATCATACCTATGCACAATCGGATGTTTACAAAATCGATGCGCGTTACGGAACGAATGAGGATTATGTTCGTTTATCGAATGAGATGCACAAAAGAGACATGAAATTGGTTATGGATTATGTAACTAATCACTGGGGAATCACGCATTGGATGATGAAAGATTTACCAACAAAATCATGGACTAATCAATTTGAAAACTATACTCAAACACACCACAGACGTGAAGTAATAACAGATATCCACGCTTCAAAACTTGACAAAGAAGTTTGTATCGATGGATGGTTTGTTCCTTCAATGCCAGATTTAAATTTAAAAAACCCATTGGTTGCAAAATACTTAACTCAAAATGCAATTTGGTGGATTGAATATGCAAATCTTGACGGATTTAGAGTAGATACCTACAACTATTCAGATCCAGCGGCAATGGCAAACTGGGCAAAATCAGTTACAGATGAATATCCAAACTTTAATATTGTTGGAGAAATCTGGATGCATAATCAAGCTAATTTAGCGTATTGGCAAAAAGACAGTAAAATTGGAGCAATCCAAAATTACAATTCAAACTTACCAAGTGTAATGGATTTCACTTTACACAACCAAATCGGATCTGCTTTTAATGATGACGAAGCAAACTGGGATAATG
Above is a window of Flavobacterium branchiarum DNA encoding:
- a CDS encoding glycoside hydrolase family 97 protein, which translates into the protein MKNFIFTAFILVAFCNITKAQQLKSPEGKFVMEFSLQSDGTPTYNLKYKNKEVVKSSKLGLELKDDKKSLLNDFTVVDTKTTTFDENWKPVWGEVASIRNHYNELAVTLNQKGTDRQIIIRFRLFNDGLGFRYEFPTQKNLTYFIIKEEKTQFAMTGDHTAFWIPGDYDTQEYDYTKSKLSEIRGLAEKAYTANVSQKSFSPTGVQTSLMLKTAEGLFINLHEAALIDYSCMHLNLDDKNMIFESWLTPDAKGDKGHMQAPSQSPWRTIIVSDNATEILDSKLTLNLNEPCKIEDTSWIKPVKYVGVWWEMITGKSSWSYTNDFPTVQLGISDYSKAKPNGTHGATNANVKKYIDFAAENGFGAVLVEGWNEGWEDWFGHSKDYVFDFVTPYPDFDVKGLHAYAKSKGVKIIMHHETSGSVRNYERHMDKAYKFMNDNGYDAVKSGYVGDILPRGENHYSQWIVNHYQYALEKAAEYKIMVNAHEAVRPTGISRTYPNLIGNESARGTEYQAFGGSKANHVTILPFTRLIGGPMDYTPGIFEMDISKLNPDNKSHVNSTIANQLALYVTMYSPLQMAADLPEHYNKFADAFQFIKDVAIDWDESKYLEAEPGDYITVARKAKGTNNWFVGNVNGDVSRTSNINFNFLEKGKKYTATIYADAKDAHYKTNPQAYTIKKIAVTNKTKLSQLSVPGGGYAISIIETK
- a CDS encoding glycoside hydrolase family 13 protein, with the translated sequence MRIPLQTNQTLYRILLVVLLFSASAKAQIQKTEPPFWYAGMNNPELQIMFYGKNIAQYEPSVSNNVVIKDIKKTENPNYLFVTIDTKNIPASEFVFSFKNKNKVAFTQKYSLKKRRENSAQRKSFDASDMMYLIMPDRFANGNPKNDNDASLVEKANRSIPGGRHGGDIEGIIKNLDYISSLGATTIWNAPLNEDNDKEHSYHTYAQSDVYKIDARYGTNEDYVRLSNEMHKRDMKLVMDYVTNHWGITHWMMKDLPTKSWTNQFENYTQTHHRREVITDIHASKLDKEVCIDGWFVPSMPDLNLKNPLVAKYLTQNAIWWIEYANLDGFRVDTYNYSDPAAMANWAKSVTDEYPNFNIVGEIWMHNQANLAYWQKDSKIGAIQNYNSNLPSVMDFTLHNQIGSAFNDDEANWDNGMIKFYNNFALDYLYPNTNNILVFAENHDTSRINDLYKYDVAKYKLVMTLMATVRGIPQLYYGSEIGMGGDKSQGDGGIRLDFPGGWKGDTNNAFTKEGRTAKQAEYFDFTSKLFNWRKSNEAVHFGKMTHYIPENNTYVYFRYTDAKTVMVVFNNNAKPQTIKTNRFQENIKNFKTGKDILTDKKFDITSEITLEPKSAVVLELE